The Candidatus Methylomirabilota bacterium genome has a window encoding:
- the sppA gene encoding signal peptide peptidase SppA: MARPITVLGVTLALWTTVVLLFVIVVSGGLRGPEGGVGFGPRVAVVELDGLILDVEDLLSDLKGHRENPLVRAVVIRINSPGGVVGPTQEVHDALQRLRRAGKPVVASLGAVAASGGYYIAVAADRIYANPGTITGSIGVIMQMANLESLMKKVGVDYVVVKAGQFKDIGNFSRPMSPEERRVLQSLLDDVHAQFVGAVAAGRGLDQNVVLRFADGRVFSGAQAKTLRMIDELGGLEEAINAAATLAGLDVPPRVIPPRRRLSIFDLLGGQLGLATGRLIAPTLPVFKTPLYLMD, translated from the coding sequence GTGGCGCGCCCCATCACCGTCCTCGGTGTCACCCTCGCGTTATGGACGACCGTGGTGCTGCTGTTCGTCATCGTGGTGTCGGGCGGCCTGCGCGGGCCCGAGGGCGGCGTGGGCTTCGGGCCCCGGGTGGCGGTCGTCGAGCTGGACGGCCTCATCCTCGACGTCGAGGACCTCCTCAGCGATCTCAAGGGGCATCGCGAGAACCCGCTCGTGCGGGCCGTGGTGATCCGCATCAACAGTCCCGGTGGCGTGGTCGGGCCCACTCAGGAAGTGCACGACGCGTTACAGCGGCTGCGTCGCGCGGGCAAGCCCGTGGTGGCCTCACTGGGCGCCGTGGCTGCCTCCGGCGGCTACTACATCGCCGTGGCCGCCGACCGGATCTACGCCAATCCCGGCACGATCACCGGCTCCATCGGCGTCATCATGCAGATGGCCAACCTCGAGAGCCTCATGAAGAAGGTCGGCGTGGACTACGTCGTGGTGAAGGCGGGGCAGTTCAAGGATATCGGGAACTTCTCACGCCCCATGAGCCCCGAGGAGCGCCGGGTTCTCCAGTCGCTCCTGGACGACGTCCATGCCCAGTTCGTGGGCGCCGTCGCCGCCGGACGCGGCCTGGACCAGAACGTCGTCCTCCGGTTCGCCGACGGGCGCGTGTTCTCGGGAGCTCAGGCCAAAACCCTGAGGATGATCGACGAGCTCGGCGGGCTCGAGGAGGCGATCAACGCCGCGGCCACGCTGGCCGGGCTCGACGTTCCCCCGCGGGTGATCCCACCGCGGCGCCGCCTGTCCATCTTCGACCTGCTTGGCGGCCAGCTCGGTCTCGCGACGGGGCGGCTGATAGCGCCGACGCTACCGGTCTTCAAGACTCCGTTGTATCTGATGGACTGA
- a CDS encoding integration host factor subunit beta, with protein MTKAELIDEVSKIANLTKKETETIVNTVFDNITEALVKGDKVELRGFGSFRIRQRHSRKGRNPKTGSSVDVPDKRVPFFKVGKRLRELVNT; from the coding sequence ATGACGAAAGCGGAGCTGATTGACGAGGTCTCCAAGATCGCGAACCTGACGAAGAAAGAGACCGAGACGATCGTCAACACGGTCTTCGACAACATCACAGAGGCCCTGGTCAAGGGCGACAAGGTGGAGTTGCGGGGCTTCGGAAGCTTCCGGATCCGCCAGCGGCATTCCCGGAAGGGCCGGAACCCCAAGACCGGTAGCAGCGTCGACGTCCCCGACAAGCGCGTCCCCTTCTTCAAGGTCGGCAAGCGCCTGCGCGAGCTCGTCAACACCTGA
- a CDS encoding HIT domain-containing protein: MKRLWAPWRMAYVGGSTPTTGCIFCNALTADDDPRHLVLVRRPAAFLILNAYPYTPGHLMAALNRHVGTVGEATAEELAQAMQLVAVATSALVTEYRAEGFNIGLNQGRVAGAGITDHLHVHVVPRWQGDSNFMPVLGDVRVLPEALDATWQRLRSRLRD; encoded by the coding sequence GTGAAGCGCCTCTGGGCGCCGTGGCGCATGGCCTACGTCGGAGGGTCCACGCCTACGACCGGCTGCATCTTCTGTAACGCCCTCACCGCCGACGACGACCCGCGCCACCTCGTCCTCGTCCGCCGGCCGGCCGCCTTCTTGATCCTGAACGCGTACCCCTATACGCCCGGGCACCTCATGGCCGCTCTCAACCGGCACGTCGGCACGGTGGGGGAGGCGACGGCCGAAGAGCTGGCTCAGGCGATGCAACTGGTCGCCGTGGCCACGTCGGCCCTCGTGACGGAGTACCGTGCCGAGGGTTTCAACATCGGCCTCAACCAGGGCCGGGTGGCCGGGGCCGGCATCACCGACCATCTGCACGTGCACGTCGTCCCTCGCTGGCAGGGCGACTCCAACTTCATGCCGGTGCTGGGGGACGTGCGCGTGCTGCCCGAGGCGCTGGACGCGACCTGGCAGCGTCTGCGGAGCCGGCTTCGTGACTGA